Proteins found in one Herbiconiux sp. A18JL235 genomic segment:
- a CDS encoding cysteine desulfurase family protein, with product MPVYLDHAATTPMLPVAREAYVDALGLVGNPSSIHSQGQQAKRMLEESREVVAASLGAEPIEVVFTSGGTESINLGVKGLYWARQKDSARPVVLLPGGEHHATVDAVEWLERHEGANVIVLPVDELGRLAPSVLEEALSVHGASVALVTLLWANNEVGTVQPVAELVAVAERFGVPVHIDAVAAYGYVPIDFGAVGAALLSVSAHKIGGPVGVGALVVARRSEVEPLIHGGNQQRVRSGTQDVAGATGFAAAARGVPGASGASAMGGADTFLVGLAALRDRLVAGVRAAVPEAVLRGDPSPEGRLPGNAHFTFPGCEGDSLLFLLDMAGFSVSTGSACQAGVPEVSHVLTAMGVPEAEARGALRFTLGHGTTEAEVDALVAALPAAYAAARKAGFADRVV from the coding sequence ATGCCCGTCTACCTCGATCACGCGGCCACCACGCCGATGCTGCCGGTGGCGCGTGAGGCCTATGTCGATGCCCTGGGACTCGTGGGGAACCCGTCGTCGATCCACTCGCAGGGGCAGCAGGCGAAACGGATGCTCGAAGAATCCCGCGAGGTGGTCGCCGCCTCGCTCGGGGCCGAGCCGATCGAGGTCGTGTTCACCTCGGGCGGCACGGAGTCGATCAATCTCGGGGTGAAGGGGCTGTACTGGGCGAGGCAGAAGGATTCCGCGCGGCCCGTGGTGCTGCTGCCGGGCGGCGAGCACCACGCCACCGTCGACGCCGTCGAGTGGCTCGAGCGGCACGAGGGGGCGAACGTGATCGTGCTGCCCGTCGACGAGCTGGGGCGGCTGGCGCCCTCGGTGCTGGAGGAGGCGCTGTCGGTGCACGGAGCATCCGTCGCGCTGGTGACGCTGCTCTGGGCGAACAACGAGGTGGGCACGGTGCAGCCCGTGGCCGAGCTCGTGGCGGTCGCAGAGCGCTTCGGGGTGCCCGTGCACATCGACGCGGTGGCGGCCTACGGGTACGTGCCGATCGACTTCGGTGCGGTGGGGGCGGCGCTGCTCAGCGTGTCGGCGCACAAGATCGGCGGGCCGGTGGGCGTGGGGGCGCTCGTGGTGGCGCGGCGGAGCGAGGTGGAGCCGCTCATCCACGGAGGCAACCAGCAGCGGGTGCGCTCGGGCACGCAAGACGTGGCGGGGGCCACGGGGTTCGCTGCGGCGGCGCGTGGGGTGCCTGGCGCTTCCGGCGCTTCTGCCATGGGCGGTGCGGACACGTTCTTGGTCGGCCTTGCCGCCCTTCGCGACCGGCTCGTGGCCGGGGTGCGTGCGGCGGTGCCCGAGGCCGTGCTGCGCGGCGACCCGTCGCCCGAGGGGCGGCTGCCGGGCAACGCGCACTTCACCTTCCCGGGATGCGAGGGCGACTCGCTGCTGTTCCTGCTCGACATGGCGGGGTTCTCGGTCTCGACCGGGTCGGCCTGCCAGGCCGGGGTACCCGAGGTGTCGCACGTGCTCACAGCGATGGGCGTGCCCGAGGCGGAGGCGCGGGGAGCGCTCCGCTTCACGCTCGGGCACGGCACCACCGAGGCCGAGGTCGACGCGCTCGTGGCGGCGCTGCCGGCCGCGTATGCGGCGGCGCGCAAGGCGGGCTTCGCCGATCGCGTGGTGTGA
- the glgX gene encoding glycogen debranching protein GlgX has product MTQADPLARLGVRQTSNGGELRVWSATATSIELCLYDHKDPNWVYKSVPLVKDANDVWSCRTRSLVPGRRYSLRVDGPAGPQNAFDPSLALLDPYARGLARTGHEQWRSVVVDEEFNWNGVAKPNTPLDHTVVYEAHVKGLSKINTRIPEGLRGTYAGLAHEKSIGYLKSLGVTAVQLLPVHAFVSEQRLKKQGLTNYWGYNTLGFFAPHPLYASKAAQAEGPSAVLREFKGMVKLLHEAGLEVLLDVVYNHTAEEGRMGPTTSFRGIDNSHYYRQTAQGDYVDVTGCGNSVNTSVEAVARLVLDSVKYWANEVQIDGFRFDLAATLGRNADHYYDNRHPLLTALVNDPELAGVKMIAEPWDVGMGGWQTGNFPPGWSEWNDRFRDRMRKFWLRDIKSIRENGNPGDGVGMLATRIAGSSNTFAQQRGPLASINFVTAHDGFTLADLTAYNVKHNVGNGEANRDGTDNNMSYNHGIEGPTTSRSIEQARRRAMRNLMGTLLLSAGVPMITAGDEFGRSQKGNNNAYCHDSELTWISWDRRTWQKDLWRTTQHLLRMRRENPALRPVRYGVFGERTPSSSQMDWYDAAGESMSISDWNSPENRTLQYVAASTPEHEEFNRILTVIHGVESPIDITLPVHDGVEAYELLWDSSVDVPETHQHDAPLPRFSPGQVVSVAAASLQLYRAV; this is encoded by the coding sequence ATGACTCAGGCCGACCCCCTCGCCCGCCTCGGTGTCCGTCAGACCTCGAACGGCGGGGAGCTCAGGGTGTGGTCGGCGACCGCGACGAGCATCGAGCTCTGCCTGTACGACCACAAAGACCCCAACTGGGTCTACAAGAGCGTTCCCCTGGTGAAGGATGCGAACGACGTCTGGTCCTGCCGCACCCGCAGTCTCGTTCCCGGTCGCCGCTACAGCCTGCGGGTCGACGGGCCCGCCGGCCCGCAGAACGCCTTCGACCCGAGCCTGGCCCTCCTCGACCCCTACGCGAGGGGGCTGGCACGCACCGGGCACGAGCAGTGGCGCAGCGTCGTCGTCGACGAGGAGTTCAACTGGAACGGCGTCGCGAAGCCGAACACACCCCTCGACCACACGGTGGTCTACGAGGCCCACGTGAAGGGCCTGTCGAAGATCAACACGCGTATTCCGGAGGGCCTGCGCGGCACCTACGCGGGCCTCGCGCACGAGAAGAGCATCGGCTACCTGAAGAGCCTCGGCGTCACCGCCGTGCAACTGCTGCCCGTTCACGCCTTCGTCTCCGAGCAGCGGCTGAAGAAGCAGGGGCTCACCAACTACTGGGGCTACAACACCCTCGGGTTCTTCGCACCGCATCCGCTCTACGCCTCGAAGGCGGCGCAGGCCGAGGGGCCGAGCGCGGTGCTGCGCGAGTTCAAGGGCATGGTGAAGCTGCTGCACGAGGCCGGGCTCGAGGTGCTGCTCGACGTGGTCTACAACCACACCGCCGAAGAGGGCCGGATGGGCCCGACCACGAGCTTCCGCGGCATCGACAACTCCCACTACTACCGTCAGACCGCGCAGGGCGACTACGTCGACGTCACAGGATGCGGCAACTCGGTGAACACCTCGGTCGAGGCCGTGGCGCGGCTCGTGCTCGACTCGGTGAAGTACTGGGCGAACGAGGTGCAGATCGACGGGTTCCGCTTCGACCTCGCCGCCACGCTGGGGCGGAACGCCGACCACTACTACGACAACCGGCATCCGCTGCTCACCGCACTCGTGAACGACCCTGAGCTCGCGGGCGTGAAGATGATCGCCGAGCCGTGGGACGTGGGGATGGGCGGGTGGCAGACCGGCAACTTCCCGCCCGGGTGGTCGGAGTGGAACGACCGCTTCCGCGACCGCATGCGCAAGTTCTGGCTGCGCGACATCAAGTCGATCCGCGAGAACGGCAACCCCGGCGACGGGGTCGGGATGCTCGCCACCCGCATCGCCGGATCGTCGAACACCTTCGCCCAGCAGCGCGGCCCGCTGGCCTCGATCAACTTCGTGACGGCACACGACGGATTCACCCTCGCCGACCTCACCGCCTACAACGTCAAGCACAACGTCGGCAACGGCGAGGCCAACCGCGACGGCACCGACAACAACATGTCGTACAACCACGGCATCGAGGGGCCCACGACCTCGCGAAGCATCGAACAGGCCCGCCGGCGGGCCATGCGCAACCTCATGGGCACCTTGCTGCTCTCGGCCGGTGTGCCCATGATCACCGCCGGAGACGAGTTCGGCCGGTCGCAGAAGGGCAACAACAACGCCTACTGCCACGACTCCGAGCTCACCTGGATCAGCTGGGACAGGCGCACCTGGCAGAAAGACCTCTGGCGCACCACCCAGCACCTCCTGCGGATGCGGCGCGAGAATCCGGCGCTGCGGCCGGTGCGCTACGGCGTGTTCGGGGAGCGCACCCCGAGCTCGAGCCAGATGGACTGGTACGACGCCGCCGGCGAGTCGATGTCGATCAGCGACTGGAACTCGCCCGAGAACCGAACCCTGCAATACGTGGCGGCGTCGACACCCGAGCACGAGGAGTTCAACCGCATCCTCACCGTGATCCACGGCGTCGAGTCGCCCATCGACATCACCCTCCCCGTTCACGACGGTGTCGAGGCCTACGAACTGCTCTGGGACTCCTCCGTCGACGTGCCGGAGACCCACCAGCACGACGCCCCCCTGCCCCGCTTCTCGCCGGGCCAGGTGGTGTCGGTCGCGGCGGCCTCGCTGCAGCTCTATCGCGCTGTGTGA
- a CDS encoding DHA2 family efflux MFS transporter permease subunit gives MTLVDSSLPTAPAPQPAARAGARRRVPVWLAVVAASVPMFMATLDNLVVTSALPVLGRELGASVEQLQWFVNAYTLSFATFMLLAVALGDRLGRRSVFLAGITVFTLASALCAMAIEPWMLIAARAVQGLGAAALMPLSLTLLVGSVSKRMRPLAIGIWGGISGLGVALGPLIGGAVIQGWSWDAIFWLNVPVGVVSIPLVLLALPNSFGARLRADLLGVLLAGGGVLAVVYGIVRGNDAGWGSLEVMGALVLGALLIGAFILWERRVPNPLLPLRLFRDRSFSVANVVGLVFSFGIFGSVFILIQYLQIVGGATPLEAGVMTMPWTLAPMVVAPLAGLVASRVGTRALIVAGLLLQAAGVGWIALILSTTLDYGALVPAFVFAGVGMGLVFAPSSTAVLATMTADDNAKASGTNSTLREIGVALGIAVLTAVFTGAGGSFTPDGYVDAAVPAIWVGAAALLAAALTALALPSGRAASASTGRR, from the coding sequence ATGACTCTCGTCGATTCCTCGCTGCCGACAGCACCGGCACCTCAGCCCGCGGCCCGCGCCGGCGCTCGCCGCCGCGTGCCCGTCTGGCTCGCCGTCGTCGCCGCCTCGGTGCCCATGTTCATGGCCACCCTCGACAACCTGGTCGTCACGAGTGCGCTGCCCGTGCTCGGCCGCGAGCTCGGCGCGTCGGTCGAGCAGCTCCAGTGGTTCGTCAACGCCTACACGCTGAGCTTCGCGACCTTCATGCTGCTCGCCGTCGCGCTGGGCGACCGGCTGGGCCGCCGCAGCGTGTTCCTCGCCGGAATCACGGTGTTCACCCTGGCCTCGGCGCTGTGCGCGATGGCGATCGAGCCGTGGATGCTCATCGCCGCCCGCGCCGTGCAGGGGCTCGGTGCGGCAGCACTCATGCCGCTGTCGCTGACCCTCCTCGTCGGCTCGGTGAGCAAGCGGATGCGCCCCCTGGCGATCGGCATCTGGGGCGGCATCTCGGGGCTGGGTGTGGCACTCGGGCCGCTCATCGGGGGAGCGGTCATCCAGGGCTGGAGCTGGGACGCGATCTTCTGGCTCAACGTGCCGGTGGGAGTCGTCAGCATCCCGCTGGTGCTGCTGGCCCTGCCGAACTCTTTCGGGGCGCGACTGCGGGCCGACCTGCTCGGCGTGCTGCTCGCGGGCGGAGGCGTGCTCGCCGTGGTCTACGGCATCGTGCGGGGCAACGACGCGGGCTGGGGGAGCCTCGAGGTGATGGGGGCGCTCGTGCTCGGTGCGCTGCTGATCGGGGCGTTCATCCTGTGGGAGCGGCGCGTACCGAACCCGCTGCTGCCGCTGCGGCTGTTCCGCGACCGGAGCTTCTCGGTGGCGAACGTGGTGGGGCTGGTGTTCAGCTTCGGCATCTTCGGTTCGGTGTTCATCCTCATCCAGTACCTGCAGATCGTGGGCGGGGCGACGCCGCTCGAGGCCGGCGTGATGACCATGCCGTGGACGCTGGCGCCTATGGTGGTGGCGCCGCTCGCCGGTCTCGTCGCCTCCCGGGTGGGTACCCGCGCCCTCATCGTGGCGGGGCTGCTGCTGCAGGCGGCGGGCGTGGGCTGGATCGCGCTCATCCTGTCGACCACGCTCGACTACGGGGCACTGGTTCCGGCGTTCGTGTTCGCCGGGGTCGGGATGGGGCTCGTGTTCGCGCCGTCGTCGACGGCGGTGCTGGCCACCATGACCGCAGACGACAACGCGAAGGCCTCGGGCACCAACTCGACGCTCCGCGAGATCGGAGTCGCCCTCGGCATCGCGGTGCTCACCGCCGTCTTCACCGGCGCCGGTGGCAGCTTCACCCCCGACGGCTACGTCGACGCCGCCGTCCCCGCCATCTGGGTCGGCGCCGCCGCCCTCCTCGCCGCCGCCCTCACCGCCCTCGCCCTCCCCTCCGGCCGTGCAGCCTCGGCGTCGACAGGGCGGCGGTAG